Genomic window (Leptospira kirschneri serovar Cynopteri str. 3522 CT):
AGTCGGTTTTGTCTTTGCTTCTCCTGCGGCGGTGATGGTTGGAACCAGTGTTAGGTGAACAAACAATACATTAGAACTTCCATGTTCATAACGCATTTGACGGATCGCCTCTAAAAACGGAATCGATTCGATGTCGCCTACGGTTCCGCCAATTTCAACGATGATAAAATCCGGATTTTCTTCTCTGGCAACGATATACATCCGATTCCGGATTTCGTTTGTGATATGAGGAACAACTTGGACTGTACGACCTAAGTAATCCCCTTTTCTTTCTCTTTGAATGACCGTATTGTAAATCTGGCCGGTGGATACTGAATTTTTTCGGGTCAATTTAGAATGAGTAAAACGTTCGTAATAACCTAAATCGAGATCGGTTTCAGCTCCGTCAGCGGTTACGTAGACTTCTCCATGTTGATAAGGGCTCATGGTTCCAGGATCTATATTGATGTAAGGATCCATTTTTAGGAGGGAAACAGTGTACCCTCTACTTTCCAACAAACCACCTAGAGCCGCGACAGTAACTCCTTTTCCAAGCGAGGAACTCACTCCTCCGGTTACAAAGATAAACTTAGTTCTCGACAACGTATATTCCACCTTCTAAGAACAGAGTTTCGAGTGTTTCTTAGAAATTCAAACCGGAATTCTGTTTCTAAAAAGTAGAATATCGATTTCTATTTGTAAACCGGGGCTCTAAGTATTTTCTTACAAAACGAGGACGTATGTAGCCCATATCAAAGCTAGATTACAAAAAAGAGGAAGTTTAGAGTTTCAAAATTTTTTCGATGATGGAAGAGGTGGACTTTCCAGGAACAAAGGGTAAAATTTGAACGTCTCCTCCTAGTTCTCTGATTACTTTCGTTTCAGGCAATTCTTCTACTTTGTAGTCTCCTCCCTTTACGTGAATCTTAGGTTTGATCAGACGAATCAAATCCAAAGGAGTATCCTGAGTAAAAATTGTAACCGCATCCACAAATCTCAGATTAGAAAGAAGAATCGCTCTGTCGTCTTCACAAATGAGAGGTCTTTGTTCCCCTTTTAGACGTTTTACAGAAGAATCCGAGTTGAGTCCTATCCAAAGAAAATCACCTAACTCTCGCGCCTGAGAAAGATACGTTATGTGACCTTTATGTACTAAATCGAAACAACCGTTCGTAAAAACGATTTTTTTATTTTTCCGAATCCGATCCGCAAAAGCCGCGACGTTTTCCCAAGAAACGACGTGATTTTTTAAGTCCATTTAATTTTCAAAACTCCCCATGGATTGTAAAGAAAATTCTAATTCCTCCGGAGTTACCGTTTCTGCACTTAACTTTCCAACTACGACTCCAGCGGCCGC
Coding sequences:
- the rfaE2 gene encoding D-glycero-beta-D-manno-heptose 1-phosphate adenylyltransferase produces the protein MDLKNHVVSWENVAAFADRIRKNKKIVFTNGCFDLVHKGHITYLSQARELGDFLWIGLNSDSSVKRLKGEQRPLICEDDRAILLSNLRFVDAVTIFTQDTPLDLIRLIKPKIHVKGGDYKVEELPETKVIRELGGDVQILPFVPGKSTSSIIEKILKL